Within Runella rosea, the genomic segment CGCAGATGCTCCTCTTGCTTTTGCAGTGGAAAACTTGGTCGATGGGGCGCTCTTCAATTCAGGACAATCATGCTGCGGTATTGAGCGTATTTATGTTCACGAAAAAGTCTATGATGAATTTGTTCAGGGTGCGGTAGCCCTTGTTAATCAGTACATACTGGGCAATCCGTTGGAAGCGGGCGTACATCTTGGGCCGATGGTGCGTACCTCAGCGGCTGAGTTTGTACGCGGTCAAATACGCGAAGCCGTCAGTCAGGGCGCAGACGCCTTAATTGACCCGTCGGGTTTTCCATTGAATCAAGTAGGAACGCCCTATTTGGCACCGCAATTGTTGGTCAATGTCAACCATTCTATGCGTATTATGAATGAAGAGACTTTTGGGCCAGCCGTTGGAATTATGAAAGTGAGCGGCGACGAAGAAGCCATTCGACTCATGAACGACAGCGACTACGGCCTCACGGCGTCGGTTTGGACGAGTGATGCCGATGCTGCGTTGCACATTGGGAACCAAATTGAAACGGGAACGTGGTTTATGAACCGCTGCGATTACCTCGACCCCGAGCTTGCCTGGACGGGAGTGAAAGACTCTGGCCGTGGTTGTACTTTATCGGCGTTGGGCTATGAAGCCTTGACCAGGCCGAAATCGTTTCATTTGAGAGTTGATGGGTATTAAGCTTTTTCCAAAAGCTTAATATAAACGGATATCAAAAACCAAAAAGCTTGCCTTATTCTGCTGAAAGTGCCTAAGTGCCTATTGTAAAGGAGGTGTAAAACCGCTTTTAGATGCTTTCAGCAGGATAAATAAACGCATAATCTGTGACAAAAATAAAAATTGGCCTGTTAGAATGTGACCATGTGCGGGATGAATTTCGGCACATTGCGGGCGACTACCGCGACATGTTTCCCGCGTTGTTTATGCCTTTGGCTCCCGAATGGGAATTTGTATTTTATGACGTCGCCAACGGCCATTTTCCAGCGTCCGTTGACGAATGCGACGTTTATCTATGTACGGGTTCTAAATCTTCTGTTTATGACGATGAGCCGTGGATTCGTGACTTAAAAGCGTTTTTTCGTCAGATATTTGCCCAACAAAAAATCTTTTTAGGGGTGTGTTTTGGACACCAGATGTTGGCCGAAGCCTTGGGCGGAAAAGTGCAGAAGTCGGCGGTGGGTTGGTGCGTAGGAATTCACGAATTTAAGATGTTAGACGGAGAAAGAACCGCTTGGATGAATCCGCCGAAGGAAAGCTTGAATCTGCTGATGATGTGTCAGGACCAAGTGCATCAGTTGCCACCTGATAGTACGATATTAGCCTCAGCGGATGATTGCCCTGTAGCCATGTTTCGCGTAGGAGAGCGGATGCTGGGCGTGCAGGCGCATCCCGAGTTTCCGCTACCGTATGAAGAGGCCCTTATGCGCTCTCGGGTGGAGCGAATTGGTGCCGAAAAAACGGCCAAAGGGCTCGAAAGTTTAAGCCGGCCTTTACACAGCACTTTGATGGCACAATGGATGGTGGCGTTTGTAAAGTCTGTTTTATGATGCTTTTTCAATTATTCAAATGATGATTGCCCAATTTCAGGTAAGTGAGTTAGCGGAATTTCTTAAATATGGTATTTCGGGATTGAGTGCCATTGCTTTTATCTTGTCGTTTTACCTGTTGAGCCGCGAGAGCAGTCGGGCTAAGCCACGAGCCGAAATGCTGCGCTCTATTCGAATGTTCATGGGGTTGACGCTCGTACTGGGGTTGGTTTCGGGCGTAGCCGCCATTCTGAACCCCAAAGACCCTGCCCTTGAAGCCGCCAAGAAACCCGTCAAAAAAGCATCATTGGTGAGCAAGATAGTAAAGCCACGTGCGGTCTGGAACATTGAATTGTTTTACGAGGCAGGGGCTAAACCGCTCGCCCAGCAACTCATTGACGAACTACAAGCCTACAAAGATTATAGTGTCAAAATGACCGCGTTGACGGCTCCTCGAAAAAAAGAACTTAAAATAAATGGGAGTCAGATTAGGTATGAACTCGTTGAAAAAGAGGCCGCTAATCAGCTTCATAAGCGTTTGGATAAGATTCTTCCGCAGGATGTTAACCTAAATCTCAAACAAATCACCTCTACCTCTCCCAATTATTTAAGCATCTTTGTGTGCGATTAATGGTTTTGGTACGTTAAAAAACACCTTCCAGATTCTTTCGTACTGTAAGAAGTATTTTTAGTAATTAAATTTTCAATAATCATAAAACAAAGATGAAGAAAACGTTCATAACCCTTTCTTTACTGGCTTGTGCCGCAGCTGGATTTGCTCAGACTCCTGGTGGTACACCTCCGGCGGTTTCTCCCATGCCGATGAAGCCCGAAATGACCGAAATCTGGGAACCCGAAGTAGGGGTCGTAACGCCGGGTAAAAATGCGGGAGATGCTCCATCAGACGCTATCGTACTTTTCAACGGGAAAGACCTTTCGCAGTGGGTTTCTGCCAAAGATGGTGGGCCAGCTCCCTGGAAAATTGTGAATAATGACTACTTGGAAGTAGTTCCTAAAAGCGGCGATATCAAAACCAAAATGAAGTTTGGTGACTGCCAACTGCACCTGGAATTTAGCGCGCCTGATGTAGTAGAAGGTGCAAGTCAAGGTCGTGGAAACAGTGGGGTGTTTTTTCAAGATCGTTATGAACTCCAAATTCTGGATTCGTATCAAAACCGTACCTATCGAAACGGACAGGCTGGAAGTATCTACAAAGACCACGCGCCGCTCGTGAACCCCATGCGTGGGCCGCTGGAGTGGAACGTCTACGATGTGGTATATACCGCCCCTCGCTTCAAAGCAGATGGTCGTATTGATGCACCTGCACGCATCACGGTATTTTTGAATGGAGTACTGGTTCAAAACAACACAACCATCAACGGATTAACGCTTTACATTGGTTTGCACCACTATCCTGAAGCACACGGCGACGACGTGATTCACCTCCAAGATCACAATAATAAAACGCAGTTCCGTAATATCTGGGTGAGAAAACTGTAATTTCAGATTTACGAAATCAAACAAAAAGGGTCGAATATTCGACCCTTTTTGTTTTAATAAGCCATGTAAAATGAGCTCTACTTTTAACTTTTACATTTTCGGTTCCTCATGATTCTGTTATTCAATTCCACGAGAACCATACTTTAAAATTTTACATTTTTCGCGCGGCCGATTTCTATGGTTTATCACTTTTGGGTTCTTTACAACCCTGTTATCTCCTTCAATTTCTCAAAAAAACCTCGTTTACGCGGGGAGCTTATTTGCCAATTGACTGGTACCGATTGATAGCCTTCGTCGAAACCTTCGTCTTTCATTCGATAATCAAAAAATCCCCATGAGGCATAGACGCTGGTGGCTGCTACGAAGTTGTTCATGGGTTTCTCAAAGTTGAAGTGGTCGTCTTCATTAAACACAATCGGCATGGGGCGATAACCCGCAACAGCGCGCGTTTTGTTGACCATATCGACAATCTTGGCGGGGTCGCTGACGCCATTACCGTGAAGCAGTAAAAAATCCGCTTCACGTACTACATTTTCCTTCGGAATGGCACCGCCGCCGTAGCTCGTGCTGACCAATAATCGACGCCCTTTTACCTTTTTACGCTTCACTCGTTGCATCAGTTCATGGACTCGCTCAGGTTGCAGAATGGCGTGGTCGTAGCGGATATTGCACTCGTTGTTAATCTCAATCAATACATTTTGATAGCCTGCTTCCAAGAGCCAATCGGTAGCGTTATCCACTGCTCTGATTATGGCTGTTTCATCTTTCAAGCGTTCATCTTGGCCGAAATAGAAGAAGCCTACAATGGCAATCATACCCAGCTCATCGGCGCGGTCAAGGATTTTTTTGAGGCGATTCCAATAATACGGGTTCCAGCTTCCATCCTCGTTAAATGCCGAATTGTGCCAAGGTTGGTCTTTAGAATACCCTTGCGGACTGCCTCCTTGCAAGTTGAGCGTAAAGGCCAACAGCCCGTGTTGTTTCCAAACGGGCATGGCGGCCAAAAACTCGTTAGTGTTGCGGTCGGCGTCCCATTGTTTGGTGTCAGGATACGCCCACTGTGTGCGGGTTTCGGGGTTGCGGTCGTCAAACGTGGCCTGTACCATACGTGAATTGGGCAACAAGCCTTCTATTTTATAGCCGTTCCAGACGCGCCCCTTAAAAGTGGGCTTTCCATTGATGCAAAATTGTTCTCCAACGATGGAGATTTTTGTGTTTCGTTTGGGAGGTTTGGCCGTAGCTGCCAGCCAAAATATACTGAACAATACAATCGCAAACCGTTGGAGAAAAGCCATATTTTGGGGTACCAGATGTTAGTATCTGATTGACCAATAAGGGTTTCGTTGGGCTTTTATACTGTCAAAAATGTGTTTTTTGAGCATCTGGTCGTAGTCGTTATTTTTGATTTTTTTACCCTTCATTTTGGGTAAAGCAAGTTCTTTATCTACGTTTTTTAGCTCCACCTTTTGGGCTGCCACAATCACATCGCCGTCGTTGATGTCCAGTTCTAAAATGAGTCCTGGCAAACCAAAATAGCGCTCAGGCCCCGCTGGCACGGGAATGTCCTGCGCAAACCACGCCGTAATTTTGTGGTTTTTGATGGCATCAAAGGTTTCGGCTTTCATACAAACGTAGCCTGCCACATCCTTGATTTGATTTTGAATGCGCCAATTGTACGTCATCAACGAATCTTCGAGCAGGTAGGTTTTGCCCAACATTTCGTGATTTTCAATGAGTTTTTCCTGCTCAAAATTACGATGAATCAGGTAATCGCTCTGACGCCACGAATACCGCCCATCTTCTGTTTGACCTTGGTCGCTAAAATAAGTGTAAATGCTCTGCTTATCGTTGAACGTCAACTTCATTTTGGTCCCAGGGCCATCTTCTTCGTTGCCCCATGTCAATTTCATGCGGTCTTTTTCTTCCTTACTCAAAAATGTGAGGCGCGAGTTGACTTTCGTCCAGTAATATTTATACTCGTAAGTCACCATGCCTTCGGTTTGTTGAGCTTTGGCCGAGATGGAAAAACCTAGGCTTATGAGCGCCAGAATGGCAAATCCTGACTGGCGAAGTTGATAGCGAACAGTGGATAGTTTTATATTTTTCATTTTTCGGTTTTCGTTTTCGGTTTAGAAGAATCCGCCTCTGCGTTTGATGTTGGTATTCATGCCGCGCATATTGTACGTAAAGCTCAACATTCCGTAGCGGGCCAAGGTCTGAATACGCTCCTGCGATACGTAATTTTGGTTGGCAAACTGACTCACACCTAAGTTGCGATTAAAGACATCATAGATAGAAAGTCTGATTTCAGCTTTCTTGGCTTTGCCCAGAATTTTATAAATCGACGTGTTTAGAATCGGCACTTGCTGGTTAAAACCAAAACGCTCGTTTTTGTAAATTTGGTAATTGAGGTTGGAATTGATGAAGAAATCTTTGGGCAAGCGGATGTTCATCGTACCCCCGTAGCTGTGGTTTACAATTTGCTGATTTTGACCAGTGTTGATGGAATAACGCGTATTGCTGACGCTCCAGTTGGCGTTGGCGAAAATCGTAAAATTGTCGCTTGGGGTCAAATCAAGTCGCGTTCCAAAGCGATAACTATCGGTGTTGGTTTGGTTAAGTACACCGTTGATGGGCGTGAGGTTTTTGCTGAAACCCGGGTTGAAGTTAATGTTCATCGACGCTTTGGTTTTCTTGATCGGAAATCCAAAGCCGATATAAGAACCAATGTTTTGGCCGCCCGTGATATTTACTGGTTTGGTCACCGTAATCAACGTTGTAGCGTCAACTTGCTGGTTATAAACGACTTGATTTACATTGTATGAGTAATACATGTTTACGTTGACGTTCATAAAACTCGCGGGGTTAAACATGTTGTACCCAAAATTGATGTTATGATTGACCGTCGGTAACAAATCTGGATTTCCTTGACGGATAATCAGCGGGTTGCTGTTGTCAATGACGGGTTGTAAATCACGGGTCGAAGGCTGACTCACGCTCACATCATAGCCCGACCACAAATACCGGTTATTTTTGAGGTCATAATTTAACGAAGCGTTGGGTATCCACGTCGTAAACCGGCGATTGATGTTGATAAAAGAAGCTGGGTTTTGGCCAAGCGCAAATTTACCGTCAATTTGGAAGCTCTGCACCGCCAATCCTCCTGAAAAATTGAGTCCTTTGTAGGAGTACCGCACACTGCTTCCAATCCGGGCGTAGTTGTAGTTATTTTTATAAAAACTGCTTAAACTATCGACGGGAGTACGGCGACCGTTGTCTTTGGCGAGGTCAAATACGTCGCGGTCTACGTTGTCGGAACGGTAGCTCAGGTTAACAAAACTTTCCCAGAAAAAACGTTTGGCAAACGGCTCCACAAACAGCAAACTAGACTTTAGCTGGCTTACTCGGCTGCCGGTGTTGTTGGTTAAATCCAACATGCGGCGCAAAACGTCGGTGGGGTCGGTGGCGTTGTAAAATAAGTTGAGCGATTTTTGGTCGGCAATTCCGTCGTTGTTGGTAAAGTTATAGGAAGCACTAGCGGCAAAACTCCGTCCTTTGTTTTTCTTAAATTTTAAGCGGTAAATCAACGTGTTGGCGGTCTCAATTTTATCCACGTTGGTGGCATTATTGATGGTGGTTTCGTTGGATTTGAGGTTGTTATTCCTAAAAAACTCTTGTAAACTGTTCAGTCGGGTATCACCTACGTTATAGCGGCTGTTATTGGTGAAAATAAAGGTATTGAGTGAGTCAAGGGTTTGTTCATGGCGGAATGCGAGTCGGTGATTGCCGATGAAATTGATTTGGCTGCTTTCTTCTTCAGTCTTAAAAGAACCGTTTTGTAGGAAGTTCTCGCGGTTGCGCACAGCATCCAATACCTGCCGGGTAGAGTTGTAATAATAGCTGGCGTTGGTCTTGATTTTTTTGGTGTTGTAATTGTAGTTGATACCGCCCGCAATGTTGTTGGAGTAACCGCGACCGTTGCCGCCGCCGACTGGAATGCTCAGTCCGCCGTCGTCGTCACCGCCAATGATGATGAATCGACCGCCGCCGCCACCAAAACCAAAATCGCCGTTGTCGTTCCAACTATTGAAGGAGCTACTGCCTCTAAAGTCTTGATAATCATCCCATGACATTCCAGTTTGGTTGGTGTTATTGGTCAATCCTATGACAGAAAACTGGTTTTTATCGTCAAACTTATTGTAATTTCCTTTGATTTCGCCGCGCGGTCCAGCATTGCCGTTGCCGTCAGCTCCCAATCCAGCGGTCAGTTTACCAAAACCTCCTTTCTTAAACCCTTCTTTGAGTTCGAGGTTGACCGTTTTTTCTTGCTTGCCGTCGTCTACGCCGGTCACTTTTGATTGCTCGGTCTTGTCGTTGAAAATCTGCACTTTGGTGATGGCATCGGCGGGAAGGTTTTGGGTGGCCATTTTAGGGTCGCTCCCGAAGAAACGTTTTCCATCAACGGTAACTTTCTGTACTTGCTGGCCTTGGGCAATGATGTTGCCGTTTTGGTCTACCTGCACGCCGGGAAGCTTGCGTAATAAATCTTCGACCGTTGAGCCTGGAGGTACTTTGAACGACGCGGCGTTGTATTCAATCGTATCTCCTTTGATACTCAGCGGTGCGCGGGCCGTTTTGATGACCACCTCAAAGAGCTCTTTGGTAATGGCTTTTAATTTGAGGGTTCCTAAGTCGACGATTTCTTTGTCTCCAAAAACAATGTCTTGTTGGAAAGGAATGTAGCCGACGTACGAGATTTTAAGCAGATAATCTCCGCGCTTTACATTGCGCATGGCAAAGGCACCTTTGTCGTTGGTGCGGGTGAAATTGACCAGTGAGGAATCTTTGCGCTGGAGTAGCATCACCGTGGCCGAGCCCAGGGGGGTAGATGATGTGTCGGCAGTAATACCTTGAATTTGAAAGCGATTGGGTGTTTGAGCATACAATACACTCATGCATGGCCACAGTAGGGCCAAAAGGAGAAGTTTACGCATGGCTGTTTAGGTAAAGGTTTAAATTAAGGATGGATGGATGGTGATGGTGTATTTTTCACGGCTACTATTATGGTGTAAACGTACTAAAGATTTAGTTTATTGTCAAAATTATTTAGAAATTTTTATATTAAAGAATGTTGTATATTATTAAAATACTGTAAAAACAGGCATCAACGACTACTTGATTTTGATAAAAAGGTTACAGCAAGGCATAAAAAAAGAGCCAACTCTTTCGAGAAGGCTCTTTTTTGTATCTTCTTTCCTATTACTAGAAACGGAAGTGCGAGAACGCCTTGTTGGCTTCAGCCATACGGTGCGTATCATCTTTTTTCTTTACAGAAGCACCTTCACCTTTTGAAGCGGCGATGATTTCAGCGGCCAAACGATCACGCATGGTTTTTTCACCGCGTAAACGAGCGTATTTGATCATCCATTTCATTCCCAACGCAATTTTACGGTCAGGACGAACTTCGGTAGGAACCTGGAAGTTGGCACCACCTACACGGCGGCTTTTTACTTCTACAGCAGGCATTACGTTGTTCAACGCTTTGCGCCAGATTTCAAGACCGCTTTCGCTAAGACGTTTTTCGGCAATTTCCAACGCGCCGTAGAAAATATCATAGGCGGTGCTTTTTTTGCCTTGCAACATCAAGTTGTTTACAAACTTGGTTACCATTACGTCCCTGTATTTAGGGTCAGGTAATAGGTATCTTTTTTTCGGTTTTGCCTTTCTCATTGTACTGAGTTGTTAATGTAGGTTTCGTTTTTCAACTGATTCACCCCGAACGTTTGCCCGGGATTACTACCCTTTTATGCTATTGTACTGTATTACGCAAACAAAAAGGACGAGCGACTAAACGCTCAAATTACTTCTTCTTCTTAGCCGGAGCGCCTTTTCCTGCGGGTGCTACCTGACCTGGTTTCGGACGTTTTGCTCCGTAGAGTGAGCGGCTTTGCTTACGACCGTTTACACCAGCAGTATCAAGCGCACCACGAACTACGTGATAACGTACCCCTGGAAGGTCTTTTACACGACCACCACGCACCAATACGATTGAGTGCTCTTGGAGGTTGTGTCCTTCGCCTGGGATGTAAGCGTTGACTTCCTTCATGTTTGATAAACGTACACGCGCTACTTTGCGCAAAGCCGAGTTTGGCTTCTTCGGGGTCGTTGTGTATACACGCGTGCATACACCGCGACGTTGTGGGCACGAATCTAAGGCCGGAGACTTAGATTTCCACGTCATTTGTTCACGTCCTTTGCGTACTAACTGTGAAATAGTTGGCATTTTATGCTGGTTTTTTCAAAAATGGTTATACCACCCCAAAAATGGGAGTGCAAAAATAGTGGGTTTTTGCGGGAATGCAAAAATTAAGAGAGAAGTTTTTTGAAGAACCTGTGGGTGAGCGATTATTTGATGCCTTCTTTGGCCAAATCGGCATAGCCGGCACCTTGGAGGTTATAAATTTCTTTGAAACCTGCTTCTTTCAGGATTTTGGAAGCTTTGGCGCTGCGGCCGCCGGCTGCACAATACACAAATACGGGTTTTGATTTATCCAACTTCTCGACTTGCTGTTTAAAATCAGCGTCCATAAAGTTAACGCATTTGGAGGACTCGATTTTTCCAGCGTTCCATTCGTTGGGCGTGCGTACGTCTAGTAATTGTGCCTTGGGTGTTTCCTTGAATTTTTGAACGAAGGCTTTGGTTTCAAGATTTGTTTGGGCAAAAACGCCGTTAAGGCAACTTACGGCGGTTAGCAAAATGCAAGATAAAAGAAACGATTTCATATCAAAATAAAGTTAAAATGATGGTTTTGAAATATTACCTCAAAAATAGTTCTTTAAAAATAATGAAGGCCCCCATCAAGAGAATAAAATAACCAAAAATGGGTTTGAGTCTTTCGCCGCTGATTTTGTGGGCTATTGAGCTGCCCGTTAAAATTCCCGTAATGGCGATGGTTGAAAAGTACACTAGAAAGCGCCAGTCAATGAGCTCATGCAATTGATAGTCGCGCCAAAAACCCATAAAAGAATTGGCAGTAATGATTACCAACGAGGTGCCTACTGCTTTTTTCATGGGGAGATTTGCCATCAGAACCAATGCTGGAATAATTAAAAAGCCACCTCCTGCGCCCAAAAGTCCCGTTATGCATCCTGCCAGAATCCCTTTTATGGATAAAGAAAATAAGTTGTAAGAGGTACTTCCTAACGTAGTATTTTCTTCTGTGGTTTCTTCTTGGTCTCTGACCATGAAAAAAGAAGCAATGAGCATAAGCACGGCAAACAGAAGCAATAAAAATAAGGATTTGGTAAGTATGAAATCCCCCAGTTGAAAAATAACGGGCGGGATAAGTGGGAGGAGGAAAGACCGAGTCAGATAAACAGCGGTCAGCGAGGGAATCCCGAAAACCAGCGTGGCGGGCCAGTGAATATTGCCAGCACCGGCGCGTACAGTTGCGCCTACCAAACTCGTAATTCCTACAATGAAAAGCGAGTAAGTAGTAGCAATGAGGGTATCGATGTAAAATAAGTAAACGAGAATGGGCACGGTAAGAATGGAGCCACCACTCCCCACAAGGCCCAGCGACAGTCCCATTAAAAATGCTCCGATGAAGCCTGCGATTTCCATTTTGTAAACGTTGCCCCGAACGATGCACCACAACCTGCGTGTCTTGGGGCCGAACGTTGACTATGTTTCCAAAATTAGAGTAATTTTTCTTCCAAAGCCAGTTTGACGAGTTCAGCGGCGTTGTGTACCTGAAGGCGGCGCATCATGTTGGCGCGGTGATTGTCGACGGTACGAACGCTTAAATCCAGTTGGTCGGCAATTTGGCGACTACTCATTCCTTCTACCAACAATCGCAATACTTCTCTTTCTTTTTTGGATAAAAGCGTTTTGCGCGATTCGGTTGCTTTTTCAACCTTCTGTACCTGAGAGAGATATCCGCTTACAATCACGCTCGCCACGGATGCGTTGAAGTATTTCTCTCCATTTTTGACGGCATGAAGGGCGGTCAGAATCTCGTCGCGGGTGGCATCTTTGAGCAAATAACCATACGCGCCTGCTTCAACGGATTTAAGGATATATGCGTCGTCGTTGTGCATGGAGAGAATAATGGGCCGGATATTGGTCCACTGCTTCGTTACTTTTTTAATCAACTCAATTCCCGAGATACCCGGCATTGAGATGTCAACGAGGATAATTTGTGGTTTGAGAAGGGGGATTTTTTCGAGGGCTTCTTCGCCGTTGGAGGCTTCGCCGATGACCTCTACTTCGTCGGTGTTTTCTAAAATAGACCGTAGGCCATTTCGAACAATGGTGTGGTCGTCTACGAGTAGTACTTGGATTTTCTTCATCGTTTGTTGATTATAATTGGGGTATTTGTGCAATGACTTCGGTGCCGCGCCCGATGGCTGAGTTGATTTTCAATACACCATCGAGCAAATGCGCACGTTCGTGGAGGTTACGTAGGCCATTGGTGGAAGAGTTGGGAGCATTTGATTTTTTTCGAGCAGCATTAAAACCCTTGCCATTGTCGGTTACCCGTAAGGTTACTTTTTTATTTCCCAGCGAAACATCCAAGTTGATTTGTGTTGCTTCTGAATGTTTTACAGCGTTATTGATGGCTTCCTGCGCAATTCTGTACAAACCTATTTCAACATTCCTGTCCAAACGTTTTTCCTTCAAATTAGACGTAAAAGTCATCTGAGCATTTGTATTTCGCGCGGTTGAATCCATCAATTGTTTCAGGGCCAAGTCGATGCCAAAATCATTGAGTACTGTTGGCATTAGGTTGTGGGAGATGGTTCGGACTTCCTGAATTGTTTGACTAATAACGGTACGCAAATCCTGCGCATTGCGGAGGTCTCGTGGGCTCCATTCTTTGGTTTCGCCAAAATTTTCAGCAATGAGTTTTAGGCCCGTAAGCATTTGTCCTACTCCGTCGTGCATTTCTTTGGAGAGACGTTTGCGTTCTTCTTCCTGTCCTTGCAAAAGCGCCGAAGCCCGAATTTTATGCTCTTTGATTTCTTGCTGGTGACGGAGTTGGGTGGCTTCCAATAGCTGTGCCTGCGTGTCGCGCAGTTGTTGATACGCTTTTTGAAGTTCCCGATTGGCAATCATCGTGTTTTCGCGTGCATCCATCAATTGGATGATTGTTTCGCGTAATTTTCCCACGGCTGGGCGGAAAATAAACAACCCCTCCAACAATAGTATAACCAACGTAAAAGCCATCAGCCATAGTTCAATACGACGAAGGCGAGTTACTTTTTCTTTTGCTTCTTTATCGTATTGGAATACGATTTGATTCATTTTGTGTAAAAAAATCAGTTCGTGCGCAAAAATATTACGAACTGATAAGTCAATGCTGGCCGAGTCTCCAGGTTTTTCCATCCACTTCAGTACCGAATGTGCATTTTGTTGAATGGCCCTGAAATGAGGTTCTATATCGACAAACATTGCCTTTACGGTGTCACTATTAATGTACGTGGCCGAAATATCCCGTAGGTTGCCCGTTTGGAGTTGGTCTTGGTGGTCTTCCCAATCGGCCAATACGCGTTTAAACTCTTTCAATTGAGTGCTTTGGTCGGCCAAATCGGGACGTTGGGTGAGGAGCAGGGCGGTTTTGGCAATCAGCTGACTTTGAAAACGCTGCCGCCCTGCAAAATTGACCAGCCAAGAGTCATTCAGGCCGTCTTTAAGGGTATTTTGGACCAAGATTTGCCCCAATATCGTTAAAAAAGCAACTAACGATAAAGCCGTGATGTACAATCGGGTGAACCGCTTGGGAATACGTATGGGCATAATTTATGGTTTTAGACGCCAATAAAAACGAATCCGTCTTCTACTTTGACGGGGTACACATTGATGCAATAGTCTTCGCCTTGCAGGTTGAGGCCTGTTTCGAGCGAAAAAGTTTTTTTATGAAATGGGCACGCTACTTTAGGATGCCCCTGTTGGTCGCCAAGCATTCCTCGGCTCAAAATCATCTGGTGTTTGTGAGGGCATTCGTTGTCGGTGGCATACCATTTGTCCAATTGTTTGAAATGGAACACCGCAATTTGCCGGTCATTGTATTTTACGCAGGCTCCGCCATTTTCGGGAAATGCGGCTATCGGTGCCGCTTTAAACCAAGTTGTATGTTGAGTTGTCATGAGAATTGTCGAATAAATGATGATTAGATACGTTTTTTTACCAGTCCGACGGACGTTTTTGGCCTCTCATTTCTACAAATTCAAGGGTTGGGTCGGCTTCCTCTGAATTGACAAAGTGGGTAAACCGCGCCCGTATTTCGGGGGTTTCGACGGCCACTCGCCATTCGTCATGGTACGTCTCAATCAAGTATTCCATTTCTTTTTCCA encodes:
- a CDS encoding glutamine amidotransferase-related protein — its product is MTKIKIGLLECDHVRDEFRHIAGDYRDMFPALFMPLAPEWEFVFYDVANGHFPASVDECDVYLCTGSKSSVYDDEPWIRDLKAFFRQIFAQQKIFLGVCFGHQMLAEALGGKVQKSAVGWCVGIHEFKMLDGERTAWMNPPKESLNLLMMCQDQVHQLPPDSTILASADDCPVAMFRVGERMLGVQAHPEFPLPYEEALMRSRVERIGAEKTAKGLESLSRPLHSTLMAQWMVAFVKSVL
- a CDS encoding 3-keto-disaccharide hydrolase, whose amino-acid sequence is MKKTFITLSLLACAAAGFAQTPGGTPPAVSPMPMKPEMTEIWEPEVGVVTPGKNAGDAPSDAIVLFNGKDLSQWVSAKDGGPAPWKIVNNDYLEVVPKSGDIKTKMKFGDCQLHLEFSAPDVVEGASQGRGNSGVFFQDRYELQILDSYQNRTYRNGQAGSIYKDHAPLVNPMRGPLEWNVYDVVYTAPRFKADGRIDAPARITVFLNGVLVQNNTTINGLTLYIGLHHYPEAHGDDVIHLQDHNNKTQFRNIWVRKL
- a CDS encoding GLPGLI family protein, with product MKNIKLSTVRYQLRQSGFAILALISLGFSISAKAQQTEGMVTYEYKYYWTKVNSRLTFLSKEEKDRMKLTWGNEEDGPGTKMKLTFNDKQSIYTYFSDQGQTEDGRYSWRQSDYLIHRNFEQEKLIENHEMLGKTYLLEDSLMTYNWRIQNQIKDVAGYVCMKAETFDAIKNHKITAWFAQDIPVPAGPERYFGLPGLILELDINDGDVIVAAQKVELKNVDKELALPKMKGKKIKNNDYDQMLKKHIFDSIKAQRNPYWSIRY
- a CDS encoding TonB-dependent receptor domain-containing protein, yielding MRKLLLLALLWPCMSVLYAQTPNRFQIQGITADTSSTPLGSATVMLLQRKDSSLVNFTRTNDKGAFAMRNVKRGDYLLKISYVGYIPFQQDIVFGDKEIVDLGTLKLKAITKELFEVVIKTARAPLSIKGDTIEYNAASFKVPPGSTVEDLLRKLPGVQVDQNGNIIAQGQQVQKVTVDGKRFFGSDPKMATQNLPADAITKVQIFNDKTEQSKVTGVDDGKQEKTVNLELKEGFKKGGFGKLTAGLGADGNGNAGPRGEIKGNYNKFDDKNQFSVIGLTNNTNQTGMSWDDYQDFRGSSSFNSWNDNGDFGFGGGGGRFIIIGGDDDGGLSIPVGGGNGRGYSNNIAGGINYNYNTKKIKTNASYYYNSTRQVLDAVRNRENFLQNGSFKTEEESSQINFIGNHRLAFRHEQTLDSLNTFIFTNNSRYNVGDTRLNSLQEFFRNNNLKSNETTINNATNVDKIETANTLIYRLKFKKNKGRSFAASASYNFTNNDGIADQKSLNLFYNATDPTDVLRRMLDLTNNTGSRVSQLKSSLLFVEPFAKRFFWESFVNLSYRSDNVDRDVFDLAKDNGRRTPVDSLSSFYKNNYNYARIGSSVRYSYKGLNFSGGLAVQSFQIDGKFALGQNPASFININRRFTTWIPNASLNYDLKNNRYLWSGYDVSVSQPSTRDLQPVIDNSNPLIIRQGNPDLLPTVNHNINFGYNMFNPASFMNVNVNMYYSYNVNQVVYNQQVDATTLITVTKPVNITGGQNIGSYIGFGFPIKKTKASMNINFNPGFSKNLTPINGVLNQTNTDSYRFGTRLDLTPSDNFTIFANANWSVSNTRYSINTGQNQQIVNHSYGGTMNIRLPKDFFINSNLNYQIYKNERFGFNQQVPILNTSIYKILGKAKKAEIRLSIYDVFNRNLGVSQFANQNYVSQERIQTLARYGMLSFTYNMRGMNTNIKRRGGFF
- the rpsG gene encoding 30S ribosomal protein S7 → MRKAKPKKRYLLPDPKYRDVMVTKFVNNLMLQGKKSTAYDIFYGALEIAEKRLSESGLEIWRKALNNVMPAVEVKSRRVGGANFQVPTEVRPDRKIALGMKWMIKYARLRGEKTMRDRLAAEIIAASKGEGASVKKKDDTHRMAEANKAFSHFRF
- the rpsL gene encoding 30S ribosomal protein S12, with product MPTISQLVRKGREQMTWKSKSPALDSCPQRRGVCTRVYTTTPKKPNSALRKVARVRLSNMKEVNAYIPGEGHNLQEHSIVLVRGGRVKDLPGVRYHVVRGALDTAGVNGRKQSRSLYGAKRPKPGQVAPAGKGAPAKKKK
- a CDS encoding rhodanese-like domain-containing protein — translated: MKSFLLSCILLTAVSCLNGVFAQTNLETKAFVQKFKETPKAQLLDVRTPNEWNAGKIESSKCVNFMDADFKQQVEKLDKSKPVFVYCAAGGRSAKASKILKEAGFKEIYNLQGAGYADLAKEGIK